A part of Melospiza georgiana isolate bMelGeo1 chromosome 16, bMelGeo1.pri, whole genome shotgun sequence genomic DNA contains:
- the TRAF7 gene encoding E3 ubiquitin-protein ligase TRAF7 isoform X1, protein MSSNKSARYNRFSSGTTNITTAENTNGTRMETTFGPAFSAVTTITKADGTNTFKQHRRTPSSSSTLTYSPRDEDDGMPPISTPRRSDSAISVRSLHSESNMSLRSTFSLHEEEEEPEPLVFAEQPSVKLCCQLCCSVFKDPVITTCGHTFCRRCALTSEKCPVDNAKLTVVVNNIAVAEQIGELFIHCKYGCRPAASSKSPAFEVDPRGCPFTIKLSARKDHESSCDYRPVRCPNNPSCPPLLKMNLEAHLKECEHIKCPHSKYGCAFIGNQDTYETHLETCKFEGLKEFLQQTDDRFHEMQVAMAQKDQEIAFLRSMLGKLSEKIDQLEKNLELKFDVLDENQSKLSEDLMEFRRDASMLNDELSHINARLNMGILGSYDPQQIFKCKGTFVGHQGPVWCLCVYSIGDLLFSGSSDKTIKVWDTCTTYKCQKTLEGHDGIVLALCIQGNKLYSGSADCTIIVWDIQNLQKVNTIRAHDNPVCTLVSSHNMLFSGSLKAIKVWDIVGTELKLKKELTGLNHWVRALVASQNYLYSGSYQTIKIWDIRNLECVHVLQTSGGSVYSIAVTNHHIVCGTYENLIHVWDIETKEQVRTLTGHVGTVYALAVISTPDQTKVFSASYDRSLRVWSMDNMICTQTLLRHQGSVTALAVSRGRLFSGAVDSTVKVWTC, encoded by the exons ATGAGCTCAAACAAGAGCGCTCGCTACAATCGTTTCTCCAGTGGCACCACCAACATCACAACTGCTGAGAACACGAACGGG aCAAGAATGGAAACAACTTTTGGACCAGCCTTCTCTGCTGTGACCACCATCACAAAGG CTGACGGGACCAACACTTTCAAGCAGCACCGTCGGACCCCGTCCTCCTCCAGCACCCTCACGTACTCCCCACGGGACGAGGATGATGGCATG CCTCCCATCAGCACCCCGCGCCGCTCCGACTCCGCCATCTCCGTCCGCTCCCTGCACTCCGAGTCCAACATGTCCCTGCGCTCCACGTTCTCGCTCCacgaggaagaggaggagcca gagcccctggtgtttgcagagcagccctctgtgaagctgtgctgccagctgtgctgcagtgtcTTCAAGGATCCCGTCATCACAACCTGTGGG CACACGTTTTGCAGGAGATGTGCCTTAACATCTG AGAAGTGCCCCGTGGACAACGCCAAGCTGACGGTGGTGGTGAACAACATCGCGGTGGCCGAGCAGATCGGGGAGCTGTTCATCCACTGCAAGTACGGCTGCCGGCCTGCCGCCAGCAGCAAGAGCCCTGCCTTCGAGGTGGacccccggggctgcccctTCACCATCAAACTCAGTGCCAGGAA GGATCATGAGAGCAGCTGTGATTACAGGCCCGTGCGCTGCCCCAACAACCCCAGCTGCCCTCCCCTCCTCAAAATGAACCTGGAGGCTCACCTGAAGGAGTGTGAGCACATCAAGTGTCCCCACTCCAAATACGG gtgtgccttCATAGGGAACCAGGACACCTACGAGACCCACCTGGAGACGTGCAAGTTCGAGGGGCTGAAGGAGTTCCTGCAGCAGACGGACGATCGCTTCCACGAGATGCAGGTGGCCATGGCCCAGAAGGACCAGGAGATCGCCTTCCTGCGCTCCATGCTGGGCAAGCTCTCGGAGAAAATCGACCAGCTGGAGAAGAACCTGGAGCTGAAGTTTG ATGTGCTGGATGAGAACCAGAGCAAGCTGAGCGAGGACCTGATGGAATTCCGCAGGGACGCCTCCATGCTGAAC GACGAGCTCTCCCACATCAATGCTCGGCTCAACATGGGCATCCTTGGAT cctaTGATCCTCAGCAGATCTTCAAGTGCAAGGGGACCTTTGTGGGCCACCAGGGCCCCGtgtggtgtctgtgtgtgtactCCATAGGAGACTTGCTCTTCAGTGGCTCCTCAGACAAAACCATTAAG GTGTGGGATACCTGTACCACGTACAAGTGCCAAAAGACCCTGGAGGGTCACGATGGAATTGTGCTGGCTCTCTGCATCCAGGG GAACAAGCTGTACAGTGGCTCTGCTGACTGCACCATCATC GTCTGGGATATTCAGAACCTGCAGAAGGTGAACACGATCCGAGCACACGACAATCCTGTTTGCACTTTGGTCTCCTCACACAACATGCTCTTCAGTGGCTCCCTCAAAGCCATCAag GTGTGGGATATTGTGGGAACTGAGCTCAAGCTGAAGAAGGAGCTGACAGGTCTCAACCACTGGGTTCGAGCGCTGGTGGCTTCCCAGAACTACCTGTACAGTGGATCCTACCAGACCATCAAG ATCTGGGACATCCGGAACCTGGAGTGTGTGCACGTGCTGCAGACGTCGGGAGGCAGCGTCTACTCCATCGCCGTGACCAACCACCACATCGTGTGTGGCACCTACGAGAACCTCATCCAC GTGTGGGACATCGAGACCAAGGAGCAGGTGCGCACGCTGACCGGGCACGTGGGCACGGTCTACGCCCTCGCCGTCATCTCCACGCCCGATCAAACCAAAGTCTTCAGCGCGTCCTACGACCGCTCGCTCAGG GTGTGGAGCATGGACAACATGATCTGCACCCAGACCCTGCTGCGCCACCAGGGCAGTGTCACCGCCCTGGCCGTGTCCCGCGGCCGCCTCTTCTCCGGTGCCGTGGACAGCACTGTCAAG GTCTGGACGTGCTAA
- the TRAF7 gene encoding E3 ubiquitin-protein ligase TRAF7 isoform X2 — protein MSLRSTFSLHEEEEEPEPLVFAEQPSVKLCCQLCCSVFKDPVITTCGHTFCRRCALTSEKCPVDNAKLTVVVNNIAVAEQIGELFIHCKYGCRPAASSKSPAFEVDPRGCPFTIKLSARKDHESSCDYRPVRCPNNPSCPPLLKMNLEAHLKECEHIKCPHSKYGCAFIGNQDTYETHLETCKFEGLKEFLQQTDDRFHEMQVAMAQKDQEIAFLRSMLGKLSEKIDQLEKNLELKFDVLDENQSKLSEDLMEFRRDASMLNDELSHINARLNMGILGSYDPQQIFKCKGTFVGHQGPVWCLCVYSIGDLLFSGSSDKTIKVWDTCTTYKCQKTLEGHDGIVLALCIQGNKLYSGSADCTIIVWDIQNLQKVNTIRAHDNPVCTLVSSHNMLFSGSLKAIKVWDIVGTELKLKKELTGLNHWVRALVASQNYLYSGSYQTIKIWDIRNLECVHVLQTSGGSVYSIAVTNHHIVCGTYENLIHVWDIETKEQVRTLTGHVGTVYALAVISTPDQTKVFSASYDRSLRVWSMDNMICTQTLLRHQGSVTALAVSRGRLFSGAVDSTVKVWTC, from the exons ATGTCCCTGCGCTCCACGTTCTCGCTCCacgaggaagaggaggagcca gagcccctggtgtttgcagagcagccctctgtgaagctgtgctgccagctgtgctgcagtgtcTTCAAGGATCCCGTCATCACAACCTGTGGG CACACGTTTTGCAGGAGATGTGCCTTAACATCTG AGAAGTGCCCCGTGGACAACGCCAAGCTGACGGTGGTGGTGAACAACATCGCGGTGGCCGAGCAGATCGGGGAGCTGTTCATCCACTGCAAGTACGGCTGCCGGCCTGCCGCCAGCAGCAAGAGCCCTGCCTTCGAGGTGGacccccggggctgcccctTCACCATCAAACTCAGTGCCAGGAA GGATCATGAGAGCAGCTGTGATTACAGGCCCGTGCGCTGCCCCAACAACCCCAGCTGCCCTCCCCTCCTCAAAATGAACCTGGAGGCTCACCTGAAGGAGTGTGAGCACATCAAGTGTCCCCACTCCAAATACGG gtgtgccttCATAGGGAACCAGGACACCTACGAGACCCACCTGGAGACGTGCAAGTTCGAGGGGCTGAAGGAGTTCCTGCAGCAGACGGACGATCGCTTCCACGAGATGCAGGTGGCCATGGCCCAGAAGGACCAGGAGATCGCCTTCCTGCGCTCCATGCTGGGCAAGCTCTCGGAGAAAATCGACCAGCTGGAGAAGAACCTGGAGCTGAAGTTTG ATGTGCTGGATGAGAACCAGAGCAAGCTGAGCGAGGACCTGATGGAATTCCGCAGGGACGCCTCCATGCTGAAC GACGAGCTCTCCCACATCAATGCTCGGCTCAACATGGGCATCCTTGGAT cctaTGATCCTCAGCAGATCTTCAAGTGCAAGGGGACCTTTGTGGGCCACCAGGGCCCCGtgtggtgtctgtgtgtgtactCCATAGGAGACTTGCTCTTCAGTGGCTCCTCAGACAAAACCATTAAG GTGTGGGATACCTGTACCACGTACAAGTGCCAAAAGACCCTGGAGGGTCACGATGGAATTGTGCTGGCTCTCTGCATCCAGGG GAACAAGCTGTACAGTGGCTCTGCTGACTGCACCATCATC GTCTGGGATATTCAGAACCTGCAGAAGGTGAACACGATCCGAGCACACGACAATCCTGTTTGCACTTTGGTCTCCTCACACAACATGCTCTTCAGTGGCTCCCTCAAAGCCATCAag GTGTGGGATATTGTGGGAACTGAGCTCAAGCTGAAGAAGGAGCTGACAGGTCTCAACCACTGGGTTCGAGCGCTGGTGGCTTCCCAGAACTACCTGTACAGTGGATCCTACCAGACCATCAAG ATCTGGGACATCCGGAACCTGGAGTGTGTGCACGTGCTGCAGACGTCGGGAGGCAGCGTCTACTCCATCGCCGTGACCAACCACCACATCGTGTGTGGCACCTACGAGAACCTCATCCAC GTGTGGGACATCGAGACCAAGGAGCAGGTGCGCACGCTGACCGGGCACGTGGGCACGGTCTACGCCCTCGCCGTCATCTCCACGCCCGATCAAACCAAAGTCTTCAGCGCGTCCTACGACCGCTCGCTCAGG GTGTGGAGCATGGACAACATGATCTGCACCCAGACCCTGCTGCGCCACCAGGGCAGTGTCACCGCCCTGGCCGTGTCCCGCGGCCGCCTCTTCTCCGGTGCCGTGGACAGCACTGTCAAG GTCTGGACGTGCTAA